From the genome of Sulfurimonas paralvinellae:
TCGCTTATGTGAAGTCGATCGCAAATGATGAACCGATCAATATAGATGTCAATGCAAATCCTCAAATGAAAGAAGCTTATGCTCTTGGTGAGAAAACATTTATGACAAAACGTGGTGGACGCGGTCTTTCATGTAACTCTTGCCACTCTCCTGATGTAATTGGAAGAGTTTTAAGAACACAGCCGCTTCCGGACTTGAGTTCAAAAGGTGTAAAGGCTGCTGCAACTTGGCCGGCATACAGAATGACAAAGTCATCACTGAGAACATTCCAACGCCGTTTTCAGGGATGTATGAAAAATGCACTTCTTAAAGTGATTCCACTCGGGTCTAAAGAGATGGTCGCACTTGAAGTGTATCTTACTGAAAAATCGAAGGGTAGTGAGATATCTATTCCCGGATTGAAAAGATAGAAGGCAGATAATGGAAATTTCAAGAAGAGACTTTATGCACATAGCAGCCATTTTTGGGCTGGGTGCTGCAACAAGTACTTTTGCAAGTACAAAGTCAATAGAAAAAATCGGTCTGAAAGATCTTTACAAATTCAATGCAACAGGTAACTTTACATTGATGCATATTTGTGATCTGCATGCCCATATAAAACCACTTTACT
Proteins encoded in this window:
- the soxA gene encoding sulfur oxidation c-type cytochrome SoxA is translated as MKTGIKIALSVAMLASLSFAGEQFAMSDADRAMYAEMSENNPADIMIADGEELLGYMGGDEGLAKYLGVSEDELPAYIAGFPRYIKKFDMVVGLDQVLQAMMADGGHKPLKLKSGNMFSMVAYVKSIANDEPINIDVNANPQMKEAYALGEKTFMTKRGGRGLSCNSCHSPDVIGRVLRTQPLPDLSSKGVKAAATWPAYRMTKSSLRTFQRRFQGCMKNALLKVIPLGSKEMVALEVYLTEKSKGSEISIPGLKR